A genomic stretch from Corynebacterium terpenotabidum Y-11 includes:
- a CDS encoding allantoate amidohydrolase, whose product MTGTSDAVALAAALDDETALTTFRALWADLDEIGVAPTGTRRYSWTAEDAALRAWFTAQAESRGMEVHTDANGNIRAWWGGRPADGDSGVVTGSHLDSVADGGKWDGPLGVLLGLLAVDVLAAAEASGDFRRERPLGVVNYMDEEGTRFGVACLGSKLMSGALDPATARALTDSDGVTLAEAMTAAGADPGAIGRDDGEIRRSGAQVEVHIEQGKQLVGLEAPVGVASAIWPHGRWEFVFTGLADHAGTARLQDRKDAALPFAATVLAARDIAADLDARATFGRFHVEPGGPNVVPAKVVALLDARAATEAAMLEMVDRIAASADDAGREHGVAVEVRKISSAPVVDFDAGLRELHGKLAAEAGEYLPEVPTQAGHDSGILAPVMPTSMLFVRSPHGISHSPLEDAADADVLAGLRALVRSLAVLVGEVDEVDEVDGASSED is encoded by the coding sequence ATGACCGGAACCTCTGATGCCGTCGCACTGGCCGCCGCCCTTGACGATGAGACCGCCCTGACCACCTTCCGTGCCCTGTGGGCTGACCTCGATGAGATCGGGGTGGCTCCCACCGGTACCCGCCGTTACTCCTGGACCGCGGAGGACGCCGCCCTCCGCGCCTGGTTCACAGCCCAGGCCGAATCCCGGGGTATGGAGGTGCACACCGACGCCAACGGCAATATCCGGGCATGGTGGGGTGGTCGTCCCGCCGACGGTGACTCCGGTGTGGTCACCGGATCCCACCTCGATTCTGTCGCTGACGGTGGGAAATGGGACGGGCCGCTCGGCGTCCTGCTCGGCCTCCTCGCCGTTGACGTCCTCGCGGCCGCCGAGGCGTCCGGTGACTTCCGCCGGGAGCGTCCGCTCGGCGTGGTGAACTACATGGATGAGGAAGGCACCAGATTCGGGGTCGCCTGCCTCGGTTCCAAGCTCATGTCTGGGGCATTGGACCCGGCGACGGCGCGTGCGCTCACCGACTCCGACGGTGTGACTCTCGCTGAGGCGATGACCGCGGCGGGGGCGGACCCGGGGGCGATCGGCCGGGATGATGGTGAGATCCGCCGTTCCGGCGCCCAGGTGGAGGTGCACATCGAGCAGGGGAAGCAGTTGGTCGGACTGGAGGCTCCGGTCGGCGTCGCCTCGGCGATCTGGCCGCACGGTCGGTGGGAGTTCGTGTTCACCGGGCTCGCCGACCATGCCGGGACCGCCCGACTGCAGGACCGGAAGGACGCCGCCCTGCCCTTCGCCGCCACGGTCCTGGCTGCCCGGGATATTGCTGCCGACCTTGATGCTAGGGCGACCTTCGGGCGTTTCCATGTGGAACCCGGCGGGCCGAATGTCGTGCCGGCGAAGGTCGTGGCCTTGCTCGATGCCCGGGCGGCCACGGAGGCGGCGATGCTGGAGATGGTCGACCGGATCGCGGCGTCCGCCGATGATGCCGGACGGGAGCACGGTGTGGCGGTGGAGGTCCGGAAGATCTCGTCCGCACCGGTGGTCGACTTCGATGCCGGTCTACGTGAACTCCACGGCAAGCTCGCGGCAGAAGCGGGCGAGTACCTGCCCGAGGTTCCCACCCAGGCCGGCCATGATTCCGGCATTCTGGCACCGGTGATGCCGACCTCGATGTTGTTCGTGCGGTCCCCGCACGGCATCTCTCATTCCCCGCTGGAGGACGCCGCGGACGCCGATGTTCTCGCCGGTCTGCGGGCGCTGGTCAGGTCATTGGCGGTGCTCGTCGGCGAGGTTGACGAGGTTGACGAGGTCGACGGGGCCTCGTCCGAGGATTAA
- a CDS encoding PDR/VanB family oxidoreductase has product MTATLPATRVTELTVTAVERPTDRVRVIHLAAADGGILPGFAPGANLQLNAGGKWNAYSLTGLGIAPTEYTVGILDQGGGSHWIHENLDVGSRVEVRGPENAFAPDLSQNRVFLVAGGIGVTPIVAYARAAVFHGWELEVVYSHSTPENVFAGELADLVRSAGGRFTEVRHRDELTAVLTDRFQHQPLGTRAYACGPDGMIELYRSVAASQGWPGERLHWEHFGAPDLPPGNAFSVHVTSVSGDCADQTVRVPSGVSMLDALLEAGQPAPYLCRQGVCGQCRIPVSGVDAEALDHRDHVLDDAERAAADCILTCVSRGTGDGILEVTLP; this is encoded by the coding sequence ATGACAGCAACACTTCCGGCGACGCGGGTCACCGAACTTACCGTCACCGCCGTCGAGCGACCCACCGACCGGGTGCGCGTCATCCACCTCGCGGCGGCGGACGGCGGCATCCTCCCCGGCTTTGCGCCGGGGGCCAACCTGCAGCTCAATGCAGGGGGGAAATGGAACGCCTACTCGCTGACCGGCCTGGGCATCGCCCCGACTGAGTACACGGTCGGCATTCTCGACCAGGGCGGTGGATCCCACTGGATCCACGAGAATCTCGATGTCGGCAGCCGGGTGGAGGTCCGTGGCCCGGAGAACGCCTTCGCCCCGGATCTCAGCCAGAACCGGGTCTTCCTCGTTGCCGGTGGGATCGGGGTGACCCCCATCGTCGCCTACGCCCGCGCTGCGGTCTTCCACGGTTGGGAGCTGGAGGTGGTCTACAGCCACTCCACCCCGGAGAATGTCTTCGCCGGTGAACTGGCGGACCTGGTCCGGTCCGCTGGTGGCCGGTTCACCGAGGTCAGACACCGCGATGAACTCACCGCGGTTCTCACCGACCGGTTCCAGCACCAGCCGCTCGGGACCCGTGCCTACGCCTGCGGGCCGGACGGGATGATCGAGCTGTACCGCAGCGTCGCCGCATCCCAGGGCTGGCCGGGCGAACGTTTGCACTGGGAACACTTCGGGGCGCCGGATTTGCCACCGGGCAACGCGTTCTCGGTCCACGTCACCAGTGTGTCCGGCGACTGTGCGGACCAGACTGTCCGGGTGCCGTCCGGCGTCAGCATGCTCGACGCGCTGCTGGAGGCGGGACAGCCCGCACCGTACCTGTGCCGGCAGGGTGTCTGCGGCCAGTGCCGGATCCCGGTCTCCGGCGTCGACGCCGAGGCACTCGACCATCGCGACCATGTCCTCGACGACGCTGAACGCGCCGCCGCGGACTGCATACTCACCTGCGTTTCCCGGGGGACCGGGGACGGAATCCTGGAGGTAACACTGCCATGA
- a CDS encoding NAD(P)/FAD-dependent oxidoreductase — protein MSSTGTTGTQDNYDYVIIGGGLEGLAIAWGLTSRGESSVLVIERDQLCGGMTGKSSGVVRAHYGTPSVAKMGWKGTQFFHKAPEILGDDCGFRNCGYMVAVGEENVDNLAATIAMQQSLGIDVEFIGGDKARELWPGLHVDDFASIAYEPLGGRGDAPMLGMAFSVVARKQGAKIRQGTTVTGFTRDGAGEDARVTGVTLADGSTVGAGQVILATGAWASQLGDTIGLDIPVRAQRAQLMLIDPGEPLPHVPVLSDLVSLQYLCGEPNGDILCGNSDHQDVHWADPDNYPNKADDDFIEWTIGKLMHRLPDMPNPGLTSTYAGCYDTTPDYNPIMGPSGIDGLFLAVGFSGHGFKIAPAVAEFVADLLLDGDSSDPDIPASDFRLSRFAEGDLTRSLHPYIGAGEMR, from the coding sequence ATGAGCAGCACAGGCACCACCGGTACCCAGGACAACTACGACTATGTCATCATCGGCGGCGGTCTCGAAGGCCTCGCCATCGCCTGGGGACTGACCTCCCGCGGGGAGAGCAGCGTCCTCGTCATCGAGCGCGACCAGCTCTGCGGCGGTATGACCGGAAAGTCCTCCGGCGTCGTCCGCGCCCACTACGGAACCCCCTCTGTCGCGAAGATGGGATGGAAGGGCACGCAGTTCTTCCACAAGGCCCCGGAAATCCTCGGTGACGACTGCGGCTTCCGCAACTGCGGCTACATGGTCGCCGTCGGCGAGGAGAACGTCGACAACCTCGCCGCCACCATCGCGATGCAGCAGAGCCTCGGCATCGACGTCGAGTTCATCGGCGGCGACAAGGCCCGCGAGCTCTGGCCCGGCCTGCACGTCGACGACTTCGCCTCCATCGCCTACGAACCGCTCGGCGGACGCGGCGACGCGCCCATGCTCGGCATGGCCTTCTCCGTCGTCGCACGCAAGCAGGGTGCGAAGATCCGCCAGGGCACGACCGTCACCGGATTCACCCGTGACGGCGCCGGGGAGGACGCCCGCGTCACCGGCGTCACCCTCGCCGACGGCTCCACCGTCGGCGCTGGTCAGGTGATCCTCGCCACCGGCGCCTGGGCCTCGCAGCTCGGCGACACCATCGGCCTGGACATCCCCGTGCGGGCCCAGCGGGCCCAGCTCATGCTCATCGACCCCGGTGAGCCGCTCCCCCACGTCCCGGTTCTCTCCGACCTCGTCAGCCTGCAGTACCTCTGCGGCGAGCCCAACGGCGATATCCTCTGCGGCAACTCTGACCACCAGGATGTCCACTGGGCCGACCCGGACAACTACCCCAACAAGGCCGACGACGATTTCATCGAGTGGACCATCGGCAAGCTCATGCACCGCCTGCCGGACATGCCGAACCCCGGTCTCACCAGTACCTACGCCGGCTGCTACGACACCACCCCCGACTACAACCCGATCATGGGACCGTCCGGCATCGACGGACTCTTCCTCGCCGTGGGATTCTCCGGACACGGCTTCAAGATCGCCCCCGCCGTCGCCGAGTTCGTCGCCGACCTGCTGCTCGACGGCGACTCCTCCGACCCGGACATCCCCGCCTCCGACTTCCGACTGTCCCGTTTCGCCGAAGGAGACCTCACCCGGAGCCTGCACCCGTACATCGGTGCCGGGGAAATGCGCTGA
- a CDS encoding nitroreductase family protein, with product MTDLHSPAARLTDRYGSRAAAALDPASLPWNDTVDLLVRHRSVREWLPRDIDDATLRVVLAAAQSAPTSSNKQIVSVIAVRDAEAKNRLAAVGKQMSSQVADAPVTLVWLIDFSLGRFAAAREDAAAQDSAVQDAAGTGDSASSGHGATSRPPTDLGALSYLDEPMMAAADIGIAAQNAAVAAESLGLGTVFLGSLRNDIDTVRDILDIPETVVPFLGLVLGYPDPAENAGVKPRLLMDVVLHRDRYTHRTDEEYAAALDAYNTELASYYSRYGSHPTWTSQLLHRLSAGATEKSKRRLLRQIMERAGFALH from the coding sequence GTGACCGACCTTCACTCCCCCGCTGCCCGACTGACCGACCGCTACGGCAGCCGGGCTGCCGCGGCTCTTGACCCCGCGTCCTTGCCCTGGAATGACACCGTCGATCTCCTGGTCCGCCACCGGTCCGTCCGCGAGTGGCTGCCCCGCGACATCGATGACGCGACACTGCGTGTTGTTCTCGCCGCCGCCCAGTCGGCACCCACATCGTCGAACAAGCAGATCGTCTCGGTGATCGCCGTCCGTGATGCTGAAGCGAAGAACCGGCTCGCGGCGGTCGGCAAGCAGATGTCCAGTCAGGTGGCGGATGCCCCAGTCACCCTCGTCTGGCTCATCGACTTCTCCCTCGGGCGATTCGCCGCCGCCCGTGAGGACGCTGCAGCGCAGGACTCTGCAGTACAGGACGCAGCCGGTACCGGCGATTCCGCGTCCTCCGGTCACGGAGCCACCAGTCGTCCGCCGACCGACCTCGGAGCCCTGTCCTACCTGGATGAACCCATGATGGCCGCCGCCGACATCGGTATTGCCGCACAAAATGCTGCGGTCGCTGCGGAGTCCCTTGGGCTCGGGACGGTCTTCCTGGGTTCTCTGCGCAACGACATCGACACGGTCCGCGACATCCTCGACATTCCGGAAACGGTCGTGCCCTTCCTCGGTCTTGTGCTCGGCTATCCGGATCCCGCGGAGAATGCCGGGGTGAAACCGCGGCTACTGATGGACGTTGTCCTGCACCGCGACCGGTACACGCACCGCACCGACGAGGAGTATGCCGCCGCACTGGACGCCTACAACACGGAGTTGGCGTCCTACTACTCCCGGTACGGCAGTCATCCGACCTGGACCTCGCAGCTGCTCCATCGGCTCAGCGCCGGCGCGACGGAGAAGTCGAAGCGTCGTCTGCTGCGCCAGATCATGGAGCGTGCAGGTTTCGCCCTCCACTAA
- a CDS encoding helix-turn-helix domain-containing protein yields the protein MIPTDTDAPVTDSVPDHEITDPRPATEDRSIEVGLGHRVRALRTSRGMSVAALSERAGLSKAMLSKIENAQTSCSLTSVAHLAAALDVPVATLFRDSQVERPVAYTPAGKGTLINGRGTRHNHIYELLGSFRGHGGTASGPHLEPVLVTLNDRSETYPRFQHPGTEVLYMLDGDMTYRYQETDYRMQPGDALLLDGEGVHGPTELNELPIRFLAITAYPADATHD from the coding sequence ATGATCCCCACTGACACAGATGCGCCTGTCACCGACTCCGTCCCGGACCACGAGATCACCGATCCCCGGCCCGCCACAGAGGACAGGTCCATTGAAGTGGGGCTCGGCCACCGGGTTCGCGCCCTGCGCACGTCACGGGGTATGTCGGTGGCCGCACTGTCCGAGCGGGCTGGCCTGTCCAAGGCGATGCTCTCCAAGATCGAGAACGCCCAAACCTCCTGCTCACTGACCTCCGTGGCACACCTCGCCGCCGCACTCGACGTTCCCGTCGCGACTCTCTTCCGTGACTCGCAGGTGGAACGACCCGTCGCCTACACCCCGGCCGGCAAGGGCACGCTGATCAACGGGCGAGGGACACGCCACAACCACATCTACGAGCTGCTCGGTTCCTTCCGCGGACACGGCGGAACCGCCTCCGGACCACACCTGGAACCCGTGCTCGTCACCCTCAACGATCGCTCCGAGACCTACCCCCGATTCCAGCACCCGGGCACCGAGGTGCTCTACATGCTCGACGGCGACATGACCTACCGCTACCAGGAAACCGACTACCGTATGCAGCCCGGGGACGCCCTGCTCCTCGACGGCGAGGGCGTGCACGGCCCCACTGAACTCAATGAACTGCCCATCCGTTTCCTGGCCATCACGGCCTACCCGGCGGACGCGACCCACGACTGA
- a CDS encoding dimethylamine monooxygenase subunit DmmA family protein: MSTPPATSLPRWTAAPPQIDDTSSEQMLVVCDGDDGTGEHWLREIRARGIEPLQVRVRAPEITAPRLLTAAAGRGDQDADRGLIGLAQLRRMLQTSTVGLRLLITGTEWQVLTVAAVARECGLLTSEIRASATSPGISGEAVPLIVFCAHCEAETLSPATTPGATTACAGCGRHLEIHPHVNSSQARYLGSDATAGALT; the protein is encoded by the coding sequence ATGAGTACACCACCAGCAACCAGCCTGCCGCGCTGGACGGCAGCTCCACCACAGATCGACGACACTTCCAGCGAACAGATGCTCGTCGTCTGCGACGGCGATGACGGCACCGGTGAACACTGGCTCCGGGAGATACGGGCCCGCGGCATCGAACCCCTGCAGGTCCGCGTCCGGGCCCCGGAAATCACCGCGCCGCGCCTCCTCACGGCAGCCGCCGGCCGGGGCGACCAGGACGCCGACCGGGGGCTCATCGGACTGGCCCAACTCCGTCGGATGCTCCAGACCTCCACCGTGGGCCTGCGGCTGCTGATCACCGGAACGGAATGGCAGGTCCTCACCGTCGCCGCCGTCGCCCGGGAGTGCGGCCTGCTGACCTCGGAAATCCGGGCGTCCGCCACGTCCCCCGGTATCAGCGGGGAGGCTGTTCCCCTCATCGTCTTCTGTGCCCACTGTGAAGCAGAGACGCTGTCCCCGGCCACCACCCCGGGGGCGACCACCGCCTGCGCCGGCTGTGGTCGACACCTTGAGATTCATCCGCACGTCAACAGCTCCCAGGCCCGATACCTGGGATCCGACGCCACGGCAGGAGCCCTGACATGA
- a CDS encoding LLM class flavin-dependent oxidoreductase encodes MDNVTTSPATDPNLPLTRLGFLTIGSFDPADPAAGINGTLDIISYGEDLGFDSAWLRNRHMQYGITSPMTVIAAATQRTSRISFGTAVTPLGPENPLRLAEDMATVDLLSGGRLNPGVSVGTPFRYEGWKDALYPDSADTEDFSKRRVERLVENLRGDRVGNFPAQKNQEEYSEIVQPHSPGLVNRLWYGSGSRSSTLWTAQQGLNLLSSSVISAEVSEDFDVNQRAQFDLYRENYATVLGGTPRISQGLVVIPTDHATAGQKARYEAYVQHRKDVGVGRLQQFGPRKMITAPDLIGHSDEIAEQLLRLSAFRAVEEVAFALPFDFEDADYRQILADIAGELAPKLGWTPNV; translated from the coding sequence ATGGACAACGTCACCACGTCACCGGCCACCGATCCCAACCTGCCCCTCACCAGGCTCGGCTTCCTCACCATCGGCAGTTTCGACCCGGCCGACCCCGCCGCCGGCATCAACGGCACCCTCGATATCATCAGCTACGGCGAAGACCTCGGTTTCGACAGCGCCTGGCTGCGCAACCGGCATATGCAGTACGGCATCACCTCCCCGATGACCGTCATCGCCGCCGCAACCCAGCGCACCAGCCGCATTAGCTTCGGTACCGCCGTCACCCCGCTCGGCCCGGAGAACCCGTTGCGCCTGGCCGAGGACATGGCCACCGTCGACCTGCTCTCCGGTGGGCGGCTCAACCCCGGCGTCTCCGTCGGCACCCCGTTCCGCTACGAGGGGTGGAAGGACGCCCTCTACCCGGACTCCGCCGACACCGAGGATTTCTCCAAGCGTCGGGTGGAACGCCTGGTGGAGAACCTCCGCGGTGACCGGGTGGGCAACTTCCCCGCCCAGAAGAACCAGGAGGAGTATTCCGAGATCGTCCAACCGCACTCCCCGGGTCTCGTGAACCGCCTGTGGTACGGGTCCGGTTCGCGCAGCTCCACGCTCTGGACCGCACAACAGGGCCTCAACCTGCTGTCCTCCAGTGTGATCTCCGCCGAGGTCAGCGAGGACTTCGACGTCAACCAGCGCGCCCAGTTCGACCTGTACCGGGAGAACTACGCCACTGTGCTCGGTGGTACCCCGCGGATTTCCCAGGGTCTCGTCGTCATCCCCACCGACCATGCCACCGCCGGGCAGAAGGCCCGCTACGAGGCCTACGTCCAGCACCGCAAGGATGTCGGTGTCGGCCGCCTCCAGCAGTTCGGCCCGAGGAAGATGATCACCGCCCCCGACCTCATCGGGCATTCCGACGAGATCGCCGAGCAGCTCCTCCGCCTCTCGGCCTTCCGCGCGGTCGAGGAGGTCGCCTTCGCCCTCCCCTTCGATTTCGAGGACGCCGACTACCGCCAGATCCTCGCCGACATCGCCGGCGAACTTGCGCCGAAGCTCGGGTGGACGCCGAACGTCTAA
- a CDS encoding gamma-glutamyl-gamma-aminobutyrate hydrolase family protein, translated as MTAQPTCSTPRVEVFHPLSSRPDTPDFHDLLDLLNDGVRLAVDALGWTVHFTASGEVGTDAALAAAREADLIIVMGGEDVTPTLYGATADYEDAGAHRPAADIVEIAVIRDAVDRQAPLLGICRGLQLINVALGGTLVQHLDTSEQHRDAGAPDPFVTTNVFPVPGTDADGLDLETPVRCTHHQAVGDLGRDLTVVARAADGVVEAILHNRAPITGVQWHPEHPDVAATQLTHLLLRMQDQLGVQTSATTDTTADATAEAAARVTAP; from the coding sequence GTGACCGCCCAGCCCACCTGTTCCACCCCACGTGTCGAAGTGTTCCACCCGCTGTCCTCCCGACCGGACACCCCGGACTTCCACGACCTTCTCGACCTCCTCAACGACGGTGTCCGACTCGCCGTCGACGCCCTGGGATGGACGGTGCACTTCACCGCGTCCGGGGAAGTCGGCACTGATGCCGCACTTGCTGCCGCTCGCGAGGCCGACCTGATCATCGTCATGGGCGGGGAGGACGTCACCCCCACCCTCTACGGCGCCACCGCCGATTACGAGGACGCCGGGGCCCACCGGCCGGCCGCCGACATCGTCGAGATCGCCGTCATCCGGGACGCCGTGGACCGCCAGGCCCCGCTGCTGGGGATCTGCCGCGGCCTGCAGCTCATCAACGTGGCTCTCGGCGGCACTCTCGTCCAGCATTTGGACACCAGCGAGCAGCACCGTGACGCCGGCGCCCCCGACCCCTTCGTGACCACCAATGTCTTCCCTGTCCCAGGCACCGACGCCGACGGCCTCGACCTCGAGACTCCGGTCCGGTGTACCCACCACCAGGCCGTCGGCGATCTCGGCCGCGACCTCACCGTCGTCGCCCGCGCCGCCGACGGGGTCGTCGAAGCCATCCTGCACAACCGGGCGCCGATCACCGGCGTCCAGTGGCACCCTGAGCATCCTGATGTGGCGGCCACACAGCTGACCCATCTCCTGCTGCGGATGCAGGACCAGTTGGGCGTTCAGACATCTGCCACTACCGACACCACCGCCGACGCCACTGCTGAAGCAGCCGCCCGCGTCACGGCGCCGTAA
- a CDS encoding heme-dependent oxidative N-demethylase family protein produces MTSTLNRLSTFPWPFGDTERSFRYSVNVGEARLPQPTAAGEWGRHIVAIDDDYIDLIRAKENVLRSDPGRLAVADHMGPASWDLLLWLMTQLAVDHPEVMHLDRLGEGTGAGEYRWRNDLLGIDQTFTFGDDASLPEHPLLFIGRQVPEDLLLASEREGQIFLDAGLVTFANAWSVKFDVGMSFAEIHGPIPSFTGEGITSRAEKFMMMMTGEQTFRRVNWTFSGIGSRRMDASLETYDRWGWEPARIVADRDWGRVQLRVELEHFVRLPITGAHLFSIRTCMASLAEIAQFPEWAEQLADIVEELPEDIATYKGFVDWRDDAMAWLRAAAADNSSVNN; encoded by the coding sequence ATGACCAGCACACTGAACCGACTGAGTACGTTCCCCTGGCCCTTCGGGGACACTGAGCGGTCCTTCCGCTACTCGGTCAACGTGGGCGAAGCGCGACTGCCCCAGCCCACCGCGGCCGGCGAATGGGGACGCCACATCGTCGCCATCGACGATGACTACATCGATCTGATCCGGGCGAAGGAGAATGTGCTGCGCTCAGATCCGGGGCGGCTCGCGGTCGCCGACCATATGGGGCCCGCCAGCTGGGATCTTCTGCTGTGGCTGATGACTCAGCTCGCCGTCGACCACCCGGAGGTGATGCACCTCGACCGGCTCGGTGAGGGGACCGGCGCGGGAGAGTACCGCTGGCGCAATGACCTGCTCGGCATCGACCAGACCTTCACCTTCGGCGACGATGCGTCCCTCCCGGAGCATCCGCTGCTGTTCATCGGCCGTCAGGTGCCGGAGGACCTGCTGCTGGCGTCCGAACGCGAAGGGCAGATCTTCCTCGACGCCGGTCTGGTGACCTTCGCGAATGCCTGGTCGGTGAAGTTCGACGTGGGGATGAGCTTCGCGGAGATCCACGGTCCGATCCCCAGCTTCACGGGGGAGGGGATCACCTCCCGTGCGGAGAAGTTCATGATGATGATGACCGGAGAGCAGACCTTCCGGCGGGTCAACTGGACGTTCTCCGGGATCGGGTCGCGGCGGATGGACGCCAGTCTGGAGACCTACGACCGGTGGGGCTGGGAGCCGGCCCGCATCGTGGCGGACCGCGACTGGGGCCGGGTGCAGCTGCGGGTGGAGCTGGAGCACTTCGTCCGGCTCCCGATCACCGGAGCGCACCTGTTCAGTATCCGGACGTGCATGGCATCGTTGGCGGAGATCGCCCAGTTCCCGGAATGGGCCGAGCAGTTGGCCGATATTGTCGAGGAACTTCCGGAAGATATTGCGACCTACAAAGGTTTTGTCGACTGGCGTGATGATGCGATGGCATGGTTGCGTGCGGCGGCTGCGGACAACTCCTCCGTTAACAATTGA
- a CDS encoding tyramine oxidase subunit B, translating to MTIDGTAINFRYLSEPDMIEAGVQDIARCVDVMEETLILLNKGDYMMAGLNHNSHGAMISFPEKPEFEGMPADGPDRRFMAMPAYLGGRFNNTGVKWYGSNAENKKDGLPRSIHVFVLNDTVTGAPKAIMSANILSAIRTGAVPGVGVKYLSNPDSKVLAVVGPGVMAKTNTDAIMALRPSIETIKVKGRSQRGIDNFSAYIAEKYPSVTVVGCDSIEEAVKDADIVMASTTTDAAGPSAFPYFKEEWLKPGCLVAAPAAARFDDEFLAGNARLVLDAYGLYEAWEEEYGDQAFVLLGIPGTKWYDLVREGKLPKEKIEVVADVAEGKAPGWDPSTITLYSVGGMPVEDVAWATDLYATAEEKNIGQVLNLWDKPELA from the coding sequence ATGACCATTGACGGCACCGCCATCAACTTCCGTTACCTCAGTGAACCCGACATGATCGAGGCCGGTGTCCAGGACATCGCCCGGTGTGTCGACGTCATGGAGGAGACCCTCATCCTGCTCAACAAGGGTGACTACATGATGGCCGGTCTCAACCACAATTCCCACGGCGCCATGATCTCCTTCCCGGAGAAGCCGGAGTTCGAGGGAATGCCCGCTGACGGCCCGGACCGCCGCTTCATGGCTATGCCGGCCTACCTCGGCGGCCGCTTCAACAACACCGGTGTCAAGTGGTACGGCTCCAATGCCGAGAACAAGAAGGACGGCCTGCCCCGCTCCATCCACGTCTTCGTCCTCAATGACACGGTCACCGGCGCCCCGAAGGCCATCATGAGCGCCAACATCCTCTCCGCCATCCGCACCGGTGCGGTCCCGGGTGTCGGTGTGAAGTACCTGTCCAACCCGGACTCGAAGGTCCTCGCCGTCGTCGGCCCGGGCGTCATGGCCAAGACCAACACCGACGCCATCATGGCGCTGCGTCCCTCCATCGAGACCATCAAGGTCAAGGGCCGGTCCCAGCGCGGCATCGACAACTTCTCCGCCTACATCGCCGAGAAGTACCCGTCGGTCACCGTCGTCGGCTGCGACTCCATCGAGGAGGCAGTGAAGGACGCCGATATCGTCATGGCCTCTACCACGACCGACGCTGCCGGCCCCTCGGCCTTCCCGTACTTCAAGGAGGAATGGCTGAAGCCGGGCTGCCTCGTCGCCGCCCCGGCCGCCGCCCGCTTCGATGACGAGTTCCTCGCCGGCAACGCCCGCCTCGTGCTCGATGCCTACGGCCTCTACGAGGCATGGGAGGAGGAGTACGGCGACCAGGCCTTCGTCCTGCTCGGCATCCCGGGCACCAAGTGGTACGACCTGGTCCGCGAGGGCAAGCTGCCCAAGGAGAAGATCGAGGTCGTCGCCGACGTCGCCGAGGGTAAGGCTCCGGGTTGGGACCCGTCGACGATCACCCTCTACTCCGTCGGTGGCATGCCCGTCGAGGATGTCGCCTGGGCGACCGACCTCTACGCCACCGCCGAGGAGAAGAACATCGGCCAGGTGCTGAACCTGTGGGACAAGCCCGAGCTGGCCTAG